A region of Streptomyces sp. WMMC500 DNA encodes the following proteins:
- a CDS encoding zinc-binding dehydrogenase encodes MRAAVVTEFGGPEAVTIADAEVPEPGAGQVRIKVDAAALNPVDGGTRAGVFGAAAGGPYTGLGWDAAGTVDAAGAGAGFAAGDAVVALVHGVAKPLGSHAEYVVVDAAAVAPAPTTVDAVHAATLPLNALAADQALGLLDPAPGSSLLVTGAAGALGAYAVQLAVDRGVSVTGLARESDEELVRSLGAAFTTAPAPAGHDAVLDAAVLGGAQTLRWTRDGGALAAVIPHTAPAPVRAIRTAALDVRADGPRLAELTRLVDAGTLTLRVAETYALTDAPKAHARLAEGGIRGRLVLVP; translated from the coding sequence ATGCGTGCTGCAGTGGTGACGGAGTTCGGCGGCCCCGAGGCCGTGACGATCGCCGACGCGGAGGTGCCCGAGCCGGGCGCGGGGCAGGTGCGGATCAAGGTCGACGCGGCGGCCCTCAACCCCGTGGACGGCGGGACGCGCGCCGGCGTCTTCGGCGCCGCGGCGGGCGGCCCGTACACGGGGCTCGGCTGGGACGCCGCGGGGACGGTGGACGCGGCGGGCGCGGGCGCGGGCTTCGCCGCGGGCGACGCGGTCGTGGCGCTGGTGCACGGGGTGGCGAAGCCGCTGGGCTCGCACGCCGAGTACGTGGTGGTGGACGCCGCCGCGGTGGCCCCGGCGCCGACGACGGTGGACGCCGTGCACGCCGCCACGCTGCCGCTCAACGCCCTCGCCGCCGACCAGGCACTGGGCCTGCTGGACCCGGCGCCGGGTTCCTCGCTGCTGGTCACGGGCGCCGCGGGGGCGCTGGGGGCGTACGCGGTCCAGCTCGCCGTCGACCGCGGCGTCTCGGTGACGGGGCTGGCCCGGGAGTCCGACGAGGAGCTGGTCCGCTCCCTCGGCGCGGCGTTCACGACCGCCCCGGCCCCGGCCGGCCACGACGCCGTGCTCGACGCGGCGGTGCTCGGCGGCGCGCAGACCCTGCGCTGGACCCGCGACGGCGGCGCACTGGCCGCGGTCATCCCGCACACGGCCCCGGCCCCGGTCCGCGCCATCCGCACGGCCGCCCTCGACGTACGCGCCGACGGCCCCCGGCTGGCGGAGCTGACCCGGCTCGTCGACGCCGGCACCCTGACGCTCCGGGTCGCCGAGACGTACGCCCTGACCGACGCGCCGAAGGCCCACGCCCGCCTGGCGGAGGGCGGGATACGGGGGCGGCTGGTACTGGTGCCGTAG
- a CDS encoding DUF6191 domain-containing protein: MNIVAELFAPSHAHARRARERMELVVDDVGTGDPHRGPIDLTSGKVVIALGEPAKPAGEPEDAVPSDAVRNDAPPADAVPEDAVPEDAEPADAVPADAEPADAIPPGHAVPAQATPTPGVTPRP, translated from the coding sequence ATGAACATCGTTGCGGAGCTGTTCGCGCCCAGCCATGCCCACGCCCGGCGGGCGCGGGAGCGGATGGAGCTGGTGGTGGACGACGTCGGCACGGGTGATCCGCACCGCGGGCCGATAGACCTCACGTCGGGCAAGGTCGTCATCGCCCTCGGGGAGCCGGCGAAGCCGGCCGGGGAGCCGGAGGACGCGGTGCCGTCCGATGCCGTACGCAACGACGCGCCACCCGCCGACGCCGTACCCGAGGACGCCGTACCCGAGGACGCCGAGCCCGCGGACGCCGTACCCGCCGACGCCGAGCCCGCCGACGCGATCCCGCCCGGCCACGCCGTCCCGGCGCAGGCCACCCCCACCCCCGGCGTCACCCCGCGCCCGTAG
- a CDS encoding VOC family protein codes for MALRPVQVNVKALDHAAVGRFWAEALGWRAHAPGATTYAAPDGDLVWPHPVAVAIDVVPVPEPKTATKNRVHLDLATTSAAHRTELVARLRSLGAAPADVGQGEVPWTVLADPEGNEFCVLEPRDVYRDTGPIAAVVVDCADPRAMARFWGEATDWTLREVTGERAVLRSAADTGPYLEFLRVPGRKTVPDRVHLDLLPYPGDDKEAEVARLRTLGAGDLDVGQGDVPWTCLTDPEDHEFCVLALP; via the coding sequence ATGGCTCTGCGACCCGTCCAGGTGAACGTCAAGGCGCTCGACCACGCGGCGGTCGGCCGGTTCTGGGCGGAAGCGCTCGGCTGGCGCGCCCACGCACCCGGCGCGACCACCTACGCCGCCCCCGACGGCGACCTCGTCTGGCCGCACCCGGTCGCCGTCGCCATCGACGTCGTCCCCGTCCCGGAACCCAAGACGGCGACGAAGAACCGCGTGCACCTCGACCTCGCCACCACCTCCGCGGCACACCGGACGGAACTGGTCGCCCGCCTCCGGTCGCTCGGCGCGGCCCCCGCCGACGTGGGCCAGGGCGAGGTGCCGTGGACGGTCCTCGCCGACCCGGAGGGGAACGAGTTCTGCGTGCTGGAGCCGAGGGACGTCTACCGGGACACCGGGCCGATCGCCGCGGTGGTGGTCGACTGCGCGGACCCGCGTGCCATGGCCCGGTTCTGGGGCGAGGCAACGGACTGGACGCTCCGGGAGGTGACCGGCGAACGGGCGGTGCTGCGCTCGGCCGCGGACACCGGCCCGTACCTGGAGTTCCTCCGCGTCCCCGGCCGGAAGACCGTCCCGGACCGCGTCCACCTCGACCTGCTGCCCTACCCCGGCGACGACAAGGAGGCGGAGGTCGCCCGGCTCCGCACCCTGGGCGCCGGCGACCTCGACGTCGGCCAGGGCGACGTCCCGTGGACCTGCCTGACCGACCCGGAGGACCACGAGTTCTGCGTCCTCGCCCTCCCGTAA
- a CDS encoding helix-turn-helix domain-containing protein, whose product MATTTAAQRREQARFAYDAYLRDCPTNQLLGRLSDKWVSLVVAALSGGPRRYSDLRRKIAGVSPKMLTQTLRTLERDGILTRAVTPSVPVRVDYELTDLGRSLAGLLTAVKDWAEEHIEEVHAARERYEAQAAEGARAG is encoded by the coding sequence ATGGCGACCACGACGGCGGCCCAGCGGCGCGAGCAGGCGCGCTTCGCGTACGACGCGTATCTGCGGGACTGCCCCACCAACCAGCTCCTCGGCCGCCTCAGCGACAAGTGGGTCAGCCTCGTCGTCGCCGCCCTGTCCGGCGGCCCGCGGCGCTACAGCGACCTGCGCCGGAAGATCGCCGGCGTGAGCCCGAAGATGCTCACCCAGACCCTGCGCACGCTGGAGCGGGACGGCATCCTCACCCGTGCCGTCACCCCCTCCGTCCCCGTCCGCGTCGACTACGAGCTGACGGACCTCGGCCGCAGCCTCGCCGGGCTCCTCACCGCCGTGAAGGACTGGGCGGAGGAGCACATCGAGGAGGTGCACGCCGCCCGCGAACGCTACGAGGCCCAGGCGGCGGAGGGGGCCCGCGCGGGCTGA
- a CDS encoding LysR substrate-binding domain-containing protein — translation MDGQPVSEGAAADVDTRVLRYFLAVAEQLSFTAAARELYVTQPSLSRQIRRLEADLGADLFARTGREVRLTAAGEALVPAARRLTADWARAVREVRTTAAAERNVLRLGFVATGAGPLGLRVRAAFAARRPEAVLELTRFDWGGEAEGLRRGLADVAFLWLPADLTGLHARTVATERRWVALPRRHPLADRPDVGIADLGGERLMWTRRAPREWVDWWAVNPRPDGSEPLWGPENDNVEEMLEHVAAGGAVCLAAESMATYYTHPELVWRPVRDIEPLRIAVAWPRERTSPPVADFLAAVRECVRDPEAYA, via the coding sequence ATGGACGGGCAGCCGGTGAGCGAGGGCGCGGCGGCGGACGTGGACACCCGCGTGCTGCGCTACTTCCTCGCCGTGGCCGAGCAGTTGAGCTTCACGGCCGCCGCGCGCGAGCTGTACGTCACCCAGCCCTCGCTGAGCCGGCAGATCCGCCGGCTGGAGGCGGACCTGGGCGCCGACCTGTTCGCACGCACCGGGCGCGAGGTGCGGTTGACAGCGGCCGGCGAGGCGCTGGTGCCGGCGGCGCGGCGGCTCACCGCCGACTGGGCGCGGGCGGTACGCGAGGTCCGTACGACCGCGGCGGCGGAGCGCAACGTGCTCCGGCTCGGCTTCGTGGCCACCGGCGCGGGTCCGCTGGGCCTGCGGGTGCGGGCGGCCTTCGCCGCGCGGCGGCCCGAAGCGGTGCTGGAGCTGACCCGGTTCGACTGGGGCGGGGAGGCCGAGGGACTGCGCCGGGGCCTGGCCGACGTGGCGTTCCTGTGGCTGCCCGCCGACCTGACGGGGCTGCACGCGCGTACGGTCGCGACCGAACGGCGCTGGGTCGCGCTCCCGCGCAGACACCCGCTGGCGGACCGGCCGGACGTGGGCATCGCGGATCTGGGCGGCGAACGCCTGATGTGGACCCGCAGGGCGCCCAGGGAGTGGGTCGACTGGTGGGCGGTCAACCCCCGTCCGGACGGCTCGGAGCCGCTGTGGGGGCCGGAGAACGACAACGTCGAGGAGATGCTGGAGCACGTGGCGGCGGGCGGGGCGGTGTGTCTCGCCGCGGAGTCGATGGCCACGTACTACACGCACCCGGAGCTGGTCTGGCGGCCGGTGCGCGACATCGAGCCGCTGCGGATCGCGGTGGCGTGGCCGCGGGAGCGGACGAGCCCGCCGGTGGCGGACTTCCTGGCGGCGGTACGGGAGTGCGTGCGCGATCCGGAGGCGTACGCGTGA
- a CDS encoding type 1 glutamine amidotransferase, whose amino-acid sequence MTKVLVVQNGRGGGPRRFGAWLEQKGVALDVVHAYAGAPLPRRLDHAAILPLGGGPMPDDDAAMPWLAAVRELVAEALARDVPVFGICQGGQLLAHVAGGRVTASHGAPELGSTPLTLRPEAADDPLFTGLPRRVTAVQRHVDAITALPPGAVWLAESERCPHQAFRCGDRAWGVQFHPEAGADRVRAWSDESIRARGFDPARVRAEADRDEQESAVVWGQVAHRFARAVRAEG is encoded by the coding sequence ATGACGAAGGTTCTCGTGGTGCAGAACGGCCGCGGCGGCGGCCCCCGCCGCTTCGGCGCGTGGCTGGAGCAGAAGGGCGTCGCCCTCGACGTCGTCCACGCCTACGCCGGCGCGCCCCTCCCCCGCCGCCTCGACCACGCCGCGATCCTGCCGCTCGGCGGCGGGCCCATGCCCGACGACGACGCGGCGATGCCGTGGCTGGCGGCCGTGCGCGAGCTGGTCGCCGAGGCGCTGGCGCGGGACGTCCCGGTCTTCGGGATCTGCCAGGGCGGGCAGCTCCTCGCCCACGTCGCCGGCGGCCGGGTCACCGCCTCGCACGGCGCACCGGAGCTGGGCAGCACGCCGCTGACGCTGCGCCCGGAGGCGGCGGACGACCCGCTCTTCACCGGGCTGCCGCGGCGCGTGACCGCCGTCCAGCGGCACGTCGACGCCATCACCGCGCTGCCGCCGGGCGCGGTGTGGCTGGCGGAGAGCGAGCGCTGCCCGCACCAGGCGTTCCGCTGCGGCGACCGGGCGTGGGGCGTGCAGTTCCACCCGGAGGCCGGCGCCGACCGCGTACGCGCGTGGAGCGACGAGTCCATCCGCGCCCGCGGCTTCGACCCGGCCCGGGTGCGCGCCGAGGCGGACCGCGACGAGCAGGAGTCGGCGGTGGTCTGGGGCCAGGTGGCCCACCGCTTCGCGCGGGCCGTACGCGCCGAAGGCTGA
- a CDS encoding SDR family NAD(P)-dependent oxidoreductase yields the protein MTAPETEAVRPAEDRPTSGRPTSDRPADRPASRRALLRTGTAGLAAGLAAGAVTTGTARAASPAADGGRAAADDEFDGKVVLVTGATSGMGAAAARALAGRGARVFFCGRRARLGREVEAEIRGAGGEATYMRADVRHEDQVRAFVRGCVRRYGRIDVAYNNAGVESPRAARLHEQTLADVEDVWRTNAAGTFLCMKYEIPQMLAQGGGVVVNTASISAEVGFATIAPYNASKHAVASLTKVAALEYAAEGVRVTAFAPGAVDTPMLRRAAEAFGVTYEEIARDYPIRRIVRAEEMAAVMMWLGSSAAAPVVGTDVDASGGWLTG from the coding sequence ATGACCGCACCCGAGACCGAAGCCGTCCGGCCCGCCGAGGACCGCCCCACGTCCGGCCGGCCCACGTCCGATCGGCCCGCCGACCGGCCCGCGTCCAGACGCGCCCTGCTCCGGACCGGCACCGCCGGCCTGGCCGCGGGGCTCGCCGCCGGGGCCGTCACGACCGGGACCGCGCGGGCCGCGTCCCCGGCCGCCGACGGCGGAAGGGCCGCCGCGGACGACGAGTTCGACGGCAAGGTGGTGCTCGTCACCGGCGCCACCTCCGGCATGGGCGCCGCCGCCGCCCGCGCGCTGGCCGGCCGCGGCGCCAGGGTCTTCTTCTGCGGGCGCCGGGCCCGCCTCGGCCGCGAGGTCGAGGCGGAGATCCGCGGCGCGGGCGGGGAGGCGACGTACATGCGCGCCGACGTGCGCCACGAGGACCAGGTGCGGGCCTTCGTGCGCGGTTGCGTGCGGCGGTACGGGCGTATCGACGTCGCGTACAACAACGCGGGCGTCGAGAGCCCGCGCGCCGCGCGCCTGCACGAGCAGACGCTCGCGGACGTGGAGGACGTGTGGCGCACCAACGCCGCCGGGACCTTCCTCTGCATGAAGTACGAGATCCCGCAGATGCTCGCGCAGGGCGGCGGGGTCGTCGTGAACACCGCGTCGATCTCCGCCGAGGTCGGCTTCGCGACCATCGCCCCGTACAACGCCAGCAAGCACGCGGTGGCGTCGCTGACCAAGGTGGCGGCGCTGGAGTACGCGGCGGAGGGCGTGCGCGTGACGGCGTTCGCACCGGGGGCGGTGGACACCCCGATGCTGCGGCGGGCGGCGGAGGCGTTCGGCGTCACGTACGAGGAGATCGCGCGCGACTACCCGATCCGGCGCATCGTACGGGCCGAGGAGATGGCCGCGGTGATGATGTGGCTGGGCTCGTCCGCCGCGGCACCGGTCGTGGGTACGGACGTGGACGCGTCGGGCGGCTGGCTGACGGGCTGA